ATCCTACAGAGAAACACCTGGTGTTGCTCCGAGATGGAAGGACGCTGATTGGTTACTTGCGGAGCATTGATCAGTTTGGTATAACTCTTTTAATTACACTCCCGTTTTAATGTTCTTAGTCAGGTttccacactggtcacagcaggcTCAGTTTAGCTGTCTGTATGATTCCTGTGATGATCTGGTCTCTTCTACTTTGTCCTTACCCCGATTCTCTTTTTCCTCCAGCCAATTTAGTTTTTCACCAGACAGTTGAGCGCATCCacgtgggaaaaaagtttgGTGATATTCCCAGAGGAATTTTCATCGTGCGAGGCGAAAATGTGGTGCTTCTTGGCGAGATAGTAAGTAGGCATAACctcattttcactttgttttttggtgtggTCAGAAGGATGCAAAGTGAGGTTCAATAGAAGTGATATACTTGGATTTTTCTCATGTTATTCACACATTTCACCGATACGAGTCTGAGTGGAGGTTCAGCAAGTGGTTTAGGGGTGCATAGGTTGGAGCCTATTCAAGCTGACATTGGGTAAGAAGTGGTGTCCACCATGGACAGGATGCTGGTTCATCGCAGAGAGAACCAGTTAACCTAGCATGTGTGCCTCtggactgcgggaggaagcAGAGTACCTGGCGAGAACCCAcacgtgcaaactccacaaagaaaggccCCAGAAAGGCTGGCGGGCTCGAACCCAGAACCATTTCACTATAAGGGCATAGTGATAACTGCTGACACATCCCTAAAATTTGGCTCCCCATAATCATCCTTCTCTGATGTACGTCAACCGCTGCAGTGACGCAGGACCTTCAAGGCCAGCACACTAAGCAAAAGTGACTCATGAACTCATCTCCCTCTGTTATTGTTACGCCTAATGCTTGACAGTAGTACTTTACTGTTAAAGGGATACGGAGCATGCAGTAGCTGTAAAAGGGCAATACAGCATGTGACTATATAAAACTCACTTTGAATCATACTGGAGGCTGGACAGTACCTGCACTCTCCTGAGATGTGGAAGATGTTGCCATCGGGAGCCTGATAATTGGATCAGCTTACCATTTTAGTTTCACttgattattcattttatttctgtttgaaatGCTGATTGAAATGGAGAGGTAGCAATTAAGTGGTTGGTGGCTTTTGGTGAGCTCTCTTCAGGTAAATGGCGACAGTAAGTTGGCATCGGtagaaaaatgtaaactttttgtttgtttaaagagCCTAGAGCATGAGTCACTGCTAAACcctttataaaataataataataatgaagcaCGAAAGAACTCATAGTTTCAGTTTACTGAGTCTACTGCACATGGTCAGGTTTATGTACAGTTTGagaaaattttatatatatttttaaactctGTTAAATAGGAACACAACCTCACTACACTAATGGCACACAAacagttgtacttttcaggTCTTTATTAACCAAACTGAGTAATTGAAAAGCAACTTAGAACGTCCTTTGGAGCTGATGGTCTTCTTTCCTTGGCATGGACACaaagggatatatatatatatatatatatatatatatatatatatatatatatatatatatatatatatatatatatatatatatatatatatatatattagaaacAATTACAGAACACCTGGCAATTCCACTTACAGTTTTCTTATATCTGAGTTTATTTCAGGCCTTTGATAGATGTCTCGTGGTCTGTCTGTGCAGGACATGGATAAGCCCTGCGACACCGTCCTGCAGCAGGTCTCCATCGAAGAGATACTGGAGGAGCAACGGTTGCAGCAGCAAGCCAAACAGGAGACGGAGAAAGTCAAAATGCAGGTCCTGAAGGACCGAGGCCTTTCCATACCCAAAGCTGACAACCTCGATGAATACTAACACAGCCTTGTTGCCGTGAGCTTCTTTCTCAGTTTGAATTGGACTGACAAGTTTTACGTTGAATCTGAGAGCACATGGCAgcctgactttttgtttttaagtgggcAGAATACACCATTATACTGAGTATCTACTGTGCTGTACTAAATcaatttaatttgaattttgtgGAGGGGGGTGAGTGACAACTGTTCTCATTTTTGCAGTTTATGTcaaaggtgtttttgtttttcttttctttcctgaaATCATTTTGGCAGTGTAGACTCTATAGCACTTTGTATTCTTTCATAATTATGTCGAAAGTCTTTACATTTGAAGATAATGTGGGACAGCTGTTGAAAGGGAGGAGCGGAGGGCGGGGACTACACGCTTTTCCCCATTAAAgagtttaatttttcattatgaAAGTcctgcttggaaaaaaaaaatgtctccatGCATTAAAGGCACGTGAAGCTGGTCACGTTGGGTCAATAAAGGCCCAGTGCCCTTTTGTGTGATTGCCCTACAGTTTCAAACATGCAGACCACGTTGGCCGCTGCAATATGACATCAAACCGGAGGTTTGTGCATTTGTTAGGCCATCTGCGAGGAAATGCCATAATTCATTGAGGTAATTTCACTTAGGCGGGCGGCGTATCGGTGCATCAGGCTGCTTCATGTCCTGTTTATATAAACGAGAGCCCGTCCGGACTCTGAGAAATCGATCCTATCTGCCTTCATCAGTCAATAATAAGCTTGTTAATCGTTTGGACGGATACATGGTGGTTAATATGAAACAATCGCCGTGCAGGCAGCAGCCAGATTGCATTCACTCTTAAACGAGTTATCCTGGTACCGTTTGAtataattttaatgcatttttttgtttgtttaattttataCTATGAGCCCCGACCAGCAGCCTGCAAGCCaaagagaaataaatgtttCCGCATACATATGATACTACAGTTTCCGGTCAAACTTCAGCGTAAAGCTCCTGCCTTCAGGAAACGGGGGTGGTCCAACATGAAGGCTTGTCGGGAAAGACGGTCCTGATTTTTCTAATAGTGATGTGAAACTCCAAGCAGATGCTATGGTGCACGCTTGGACTGTTTCATAAGCATTTTGAAGTAGAGAAGtgaaaatacaataatacagcaaCAGCAGGTTTGTGTGAACGTAAACGATACAACAGGAAAAGGGTAATTTTTGTTAAACTGTACTGCGCTTCTGTGGATCCGTTCATTTGTAATACCTGAATTCGACCACCAGAGGGCGACTTTACCTCTTACCCCTCTATCTGCTGCTACTGTCAGAAGAgctttgagtcttttttttttttaataagagatTACTAGTTATAGGTAACACCTACCTAGGAGATTCGTGGCTGCTTGATATGAAAAGTGCGGGACCAAAGAAATGTGAACGTAAAATCCACAAAACGCATTTATTCAATGTGGCACTTCCTCAaagtgtgcttttattttgctgaGAGCATGGTCTAACTTCTGGTGGAGTTTGAGTCTGTGGCTTGACGCCGCTTGATGGAGAGGCCCAACCTATTTTGATTACGCACcaacagaggaggagggggcGCGTTGATGTCCTCTCTGGTGCACTCAGCCAACCCCTGCTGCTGTAAGGTAAAGCTGGTGGTATCTTAGTGTACCCTTGTAAAGGATCCGCCGCCGAAAGAACCCGGTTTGCATACATCGGATCTTccaaaataattgttttctgGGTCGGGGTGATTTCGTACCCAAATTACGCATGGAATGGTTTTGGGGGGATTGGAGTAGAAATGCAGCGCCGCACTTCCAGCCCACAACAAGAACCATGCCCAGCTTACACTGCAAGCAAATTTATGACATCCTGTTTTATCCTTTACGACTTTGATATGAGTGAATTTTTCTCGGATAGTGACGAggagtgaagaaaagagaggcATCGTACAGATCTGAAGGACGCTGTAGTCGGTGCAGACGCGTGTGTACCGAGAAACCTCTACGTTTaggattttttctttctttttcttttcgtttttctttctttttgatgGAGCTGGAGAACATAGTAGCCAACACTGTACTGCTAAAAGCCAGAGAGGGTAAGttgacacatttaaaaaaaaaaaaaaaaaaaaagcttagtgCAAATAGTAAGTGGGCCTGGTTTTGCTACATTCTGAGCTCGATGTGCAGAAAAAGGTGGGAATAATCGTAAAGATGACGGCAGCCTGCGGAGTGTATGGCTCATTACGACAGGTAAATCCTACAGATGCAACATATAAAAAAACGGGAGCCCTGTGCAATACAGACCAGGCAACATCAAGTAATCACTGCGATCACTGCTCGTCTTGTGATCAGTCATAACCTCAAGTCAACCTCGCGGATTATTTCATCCATGCAGATTTTGACAGATCGTATGCGTTTTCCCCGTATATGTTGGGGGCGgcaggggggggggagagagaggggggggtcTGCCTCCCACATCCGCTTTCGCTGTCTGTGCAAATGAAAGCGGCTCTTTCGCAACATTATGCATGCTGGAGCACACAGTGAGACAGGGAATAACTCCTTTCCAGAGAGGGAATAAAATGAGTGTAGGCAGGCTGACATTTGAACGGTGATCAGATGACGTGACTGGTGTTGAAATCTATGTAAAGGGCCTGCAGAGAGACGGACCCTGGTTATCCGTGTAGAAAGAGTCAAATGTCCGTGAAGGCCAGTTGCAGCCCGACAGCATAGTCTAAAATATGAAGGCACATGGTGTCATTAATAGTTCATTCTGAGGAAGACAGGGTTGCACTGAGGGCAGGAAAAAGGCCTGGAGGTAAATGCTGCGCCGTGTGATACAATGACTGTTTTGAGCATTGGGACCATGCAGctcttttaatttcagttttaaagaCTGGGGGAAGTTAAAAACAACATTCATTAGATTTTGCCAAATTAGGGATTGTTTTGGTTATGTAACCCTAAAGAGCAAGATAAATCATGAGAAAAATACTCATTCCTTTCGCTTTTTCAGTTTAGATAATGTCTAgtaatccacacacacacacatatatatacacacacacaaacagattgcattttGTCCTGAGTGTACCTGGGTCCCTTTGAGATGCCCTTTAAACCCTGCCTGAGTGATTCCCAAACCTGTTTTGTGAACCCGTgggtttaaaacacacacacacacacacacacacacacacacacacacacatcccactTCCTTGGAACTGATTGCTACATACTTCTGTCTTTTGTAAATACATCATATCTTTTCCTCTAAGTTTGAAGAGACTCGGTAGGTGCATACACTCTTAAAATGCATGTATACACATGTTTGGTTGCAGGCAGCTCATAGTTTGATGTGACTAAAGTCTCTGCAGAGTTGCGAGATGACACAGGAAAAGACTTTGGTCCGCTGGCAACTCCTTCCATATATGTTACAacaatgacacattttaaaaagaaaagggaggggGGCTTCTTGCACAGAAGGCTGTAAGTGTTTCTCAGGCATTAATAGAGTAATAGAATGAACCGGGAAGCTGACACGCTGTCAAAATCCTCATGAAGACTGCTTTCGCCTGTGGGTCAGACTGGACGTTTGTTTTATGGCAGCAGAACACAACTGGGCCGAGTGAATCAAGCTTCGTGAATTAATAAGAGCAGTTAATGACCCATGACAGATCTTGCTTGTCCCAGCTGCTCCAGTGGTGCACATCTGCCCCaactgtgtgtgggtgtgtgtatatgtgtgtgtgtgtgtgtttgagaaagagagagagagagagagagcgagaataAGGCCTTATACAATAATTGGATGAGATGGATCTTTGAG
This sequence is a window from Archocentrus centrarchus isolate MPI-CPG fArcCen1 chromosome 9, fArcCen1, whole genome shotgun sequence. Protein-coding genes within it:
- the lsm1 gene encoding U6 snRNA-associated Sm-like protein LSm1; translation: MNYVPGTASLIDDIDKKHLVLLRDGRTLIGYLRSIDQFANLVFHQTVERIHVGKKFGDIPRGIFIVRGENVVLLGEIDMDKPCDTVLQQVSIEEILEEQRLQQQAKQETEKVKMQVLKDRGLSIPKADNLDEY